The genomic segment TCGACCAGAGCCTGTTTATGCAGATGCCACACACCGGATTGCTCAAGCATTCGCTCGACTATGCCAGCCTGCTCACCCGGCAATCGTGGAACCGCCACATACGCCTTGGCGAGAGCAACCTTCGAAAGCGCCGCAAGGGTGTGGTGGCTCACGCCCCGGTGCCGCTTGCGCGAGTCCGCAAACGACATCCTGAGCACCGCGACCGGCGCCCCACCAAGCACCGCTACCGCATTAATCGCCTCACCTTGAGCGACGCCACCATGGCCAAAAGGCGTGGCCGTGCCCGTAACTCCAGGGCCGATCGCGGCGATTGCCACATCGGCTTTGGTGACGTGCTTTGCCACAAGCAGCGCGGAGTGCAAATTCACTGCCTCGAGATCTCCGCCGAATGCTTGACCGCACGTTATCGTCGAGTCGATCAACCCCGAGTCTACAGAGCTCCTGATGACGTCCGATAGAGCGATCGGCAACGCGGCCTGATCCGTCATCACATAGACCACCTTCGCCGTCGGGAAGCTCGACTTTACCGCGGCTGCCACAAGAGGGGCCTGGCTGTGCAGGCCACAACATGCGACGGGAAGCCCAAGTAAATCCTCGGCGGTGGCCATGACCTCGTGATGGGGGCTGCCCTGCTCCTCAACGGAGAGGACATCGTGCTGCATAGGGGTATACCTCACCTTCATGATATGCCCCGTCGAGTCGTCCTCGTACGCCACGCCCGCCAACTTGTCGGCACGAGCGACGACGAAATGCCGGCCGCCAGTGCCCAAGGCGAGCCTGACCGCTGTGGTGTTGAGCAAAACACGATCGCCGATCGCACACGGCCCACTCAATCGCGTGTAACAGATAGCCGAACCGCTCAAGCCCGAGTCGAGTGAGACCTCCAGGTGCTGGATGGAATCGCCTTCGCGAGCCACCTCGATTACCTCTCCCCATTCCAGCCTCAATTACATCGACTCCTTGCTCAGGCGCTTGATAAACGCCAACACAATTTCGAGCGTGACTCGCAAGTCGTCTATCGCTATGTGCTCGGTTGTCGAGTGCGCATCGCGTATTCCGCACGCCAAAACGAAGGTCGACACTCCTCTCGAAGCAAAGATGCTCCCGTCACTACCTCCGCCCGTAGTGACCTTGACAGGCGGGATTCCGGCATCGCGGCAGGCGTCCAGCACCTGCGGCAGATAACGCGCGTCGTCGCTTACCGTAAAGCCTTCATATTCGAGGACCCAATTGACCTCGGCAGAACCGCCGAGTTTCTCGGCGCTCTCTCGCATGCTCTCGTCCATCGAGCTCCGAGCCTGTTCGACCTTTTCCCGAAAGAGCGAGCGGCACTCACCTGTCATACGCGCCGAGGCAGGTACAACGTTTGTGGCAGTTCCTCCCTCGATCACGCCGATGTTGGCGGTCGTGGATTCGTCGAGGCGTCCAAGCTCCATGGCGCACACCGAGCTAGCGGCCATCGCCAAAGCTGAGCGCCCTTCCTCGGGAGCGATCCCCGCATGAGCGGATGTGCCTGTGAAGATAGCCTCGAAGGTATAGTGAGTTGGAGCCCCGACCACAACCTGACCGGGTGATCCGGCCGCATCCAGCACCAGGCAAACATCCCCCTCAAACGCCTTGGGAGATAGCGCCTTCGCGCCGGCGAGCCCCTTCTCCTCGGCGACGGTCAACACAACCTTTATCTCGGGATGCGGTTCTGAGCTATCCGCAAGTGCGCGAACGGCCTCTATGATGACGGCTATCCCCGCCTTGTCGTCAGCGCCAAGCACGGTTTGACCGCAAGAGCGGACCACGCCGTCTTCGATCACCGGGGTAACACCGATGCACGGGTCAACGCAATCCATGTGCGCCGAGAGAATCACTACCCCCTCGCACTCGCGGGAAGGCAGCGTGGCGATCAGGTTACCCGTGTCCGAGCCGGTAATGACCGCGCTTTCATCGAACGTTGTTGCCGCTCCCGCCTCGGAGAATCTCGCGGCGCAGTACTGGGCCACCTGACGCTCGCTGCGAACGGGGCTGTCGATGCGCACCAGGTCCAGAAAGGTGTCCAGGATCCTGTCGCTCACAACCGTATCAGCCCTGGCGCGAATCGCGATAGCGAACAGCCGCGCCCACAAAATCCCTGAACAACGGCGCTGGCCGAGAGGGCCGGCTCTTGAACTCGGGGTGGCCTTGCGCGCCGACGAACCAGGGATGTTCCGGTAGCTCGATCATCTCCACCAGGCGACCATCGGGCGAAAGCCCGCTGATCACCATCCCCGCGCTGGTCAGCCGATCCCTGTATGCGTTGTTGAATTCATACCTGTGCCGATGCCGCTCGTAGATCAATCTCTCGCCATACGCCGCGGCCGCCAGAGTGTCTGGCGTTATAGCGCACGGGTAGGTGCCGAGCCTCATCGTGCCTCCAAGGTTTTTGACCTCGCGCTGGTCGAGCATGAGGTCGATTACTGGATGCTCGGTGACTGGATCGAACTCGCTTGAGTTTGCGCCCGGAAGCCCTGCGACGTTTCGGGCGAACTCAGCGACCGCGACCTGCATGCCCAGGCATATCCCCAGATAGGGCATTCCTGTTGTACGCGCCACACATGCGGCCCGGATCTTGCCCTCTATCCCGCGGATACCAAATCCGCCGGGAACCAGTATTCCGTCGAATTTCGCCAGCGTCTGACCGACATCTTCGGGGCTCAGGGACTCCGCGTCGAGCCAGTGCACCTTCACTCGGTGATCGTGCCAGGTGCCCGAGTGCTGGAGCGCCTCGGTCACAGACAGGTAAGCGTCTGGAAGCGCAACATACTTGCCGACCAAGGCGATGTCTACTTCCTTGTCGATGGATTGAGAGCGCACCACAAAGTTCGTCCACTCCTTCAGATCGAGTTGCCCGCAAACAAGCCCCAGGCGCTCGATAACCATCTCGTCCAGGCGCTCGGCAGAAAGGTTCAGTGGCACCTCATAGATGCTGCGAGCATCTATTGCCTCGACTACCGCGTTCGGATCGACATCGCAAAAGAGCGCGATCTTCCTGCGAGTGGATTCATCAACCGGCCGATTTGACCTGCAAACGATGAAATCGGGTTGGATTCCGATACCACGCAACTCCTGAACGGAGTGCTGGGTCGGCTTGGTCTTGAGCTCCGCGCTCGCGTCGATCCACGGCACCAGAGTGACATGGATGAAGCAAGAATTATCCCTGCCGAGCTCCCTGCGAAGCTGTCTGATGGCCTCGAGAAACGGCAGCGATTCTATATCTCCAACGGTCCCGCCTACCTCGGTGATAATGACATCCGGAGAGGCATCCTCGGCGATACGCTTTATGCGGTCCTTGATCTCATTCGTGACGTGCGGAATAACCTGAACCGTGCCGCCGAGATAATCACCGCGCCTCTCGCGGGTGATGACAGACTGGTATATCTTGCCGGCGGTGACATTACAATTCCGAGTCAGCGACTCGTCTATGAATCGCTCGTAGTGTCCGAGATCCAGATCGGTTTCGCCGCCATCGTCCGTGACAAAAACTTCTCCGTGCTGAAATGGGCTCATAGTGCCGGGATCGACGTTCAGGTAGGGGTCGAGCTTTTGAATCGAGACCTTCAGCCCCCTGGACTTCAAGAGTCTCCCCAGGGATGCTGCGGTGATTCCTTTCCCTAGCGAGGAGACCACTCCGCCCGTCACGAACACGTATTTCGCCATACTGCCCTTTCCGCCTCCCGTGTAACCAACTTTTCTATCTGACACTATACGCGAGTCAACGTGATTGTCGCCCCCACAAATCGATACGTGAAAGCATCGAATTTGATTCAATCAGACGCGAGTACGAAACCCGCTCGGAGAGAGCGTTTAGCGCCAGCAAGATGATGGTCGCAACCACAAGTGCGCCGGTCGACAGGGCAAACGCCAGCACGAAGCCGGCAAGGGCTCCAGCTGCATTCGCTCCAGCATCACCGAGCATGCCCTCCTCGCCGAAATCCCAGCGAGCCACCGCGATCACAGGGCCGAGAAGCCAAACCAGCGCGATCAGGGTCGAGGCCACTGTCAAGAGCACCTCTCCCCCGAGCGGGAAAGCGAGTGCACAGGCGCCTGCTACACACAGTACGCCATATCCCTTGATCGCTCGGCCGGGCCGCAAATCGAGCAGGTTCACGAGGTTGGCGCAAAGAGCGATCATCGCCGCCGAGCAGATCAGTACGACCGCATACTCCACGCCGAGAAGCTCCCGCCGCGAAGCGATTTGCGCGCCTGCCGCCAGCGCGACAAGTCCGATGCCAAACGCCTTGAGGGCGCCCGTGCTCAAGCGACCGCGGGCAAGAGATGTGAAGTGCCCCTTGAACCCTTTATCGCCGGAAGTCCCGAACACATCATCGATCAGCCCGAACAGCAGTGCCCACGTGACTGTCAGGGCAGCGGCGGCGACAGCAACCGCTCCTGCCGCACTAGAGATCCCGCCGTCGATAACGACGAATGAGGTGGCACCCGCTGGACCAAAAATACGGACACCTGCAACCCAGAACACCCACACCAGTCCAAGCCCGAGAAACACCTCGGCGCCGCGGTAGTTGGCGACCTTTAGCCTTGAATCCCTCAACGCTGGAACCAGCAATGACATTCCGGCGAGCGGCACAAGCCATCCGCCGACTATGGCAAGAACGACTCCCGTCGCGAGATCAGCAAAGTATGTCACTTGAGATCTCCCTCATGCTCAGGTTCTGCCTTTGACTGAAAGGCCAGGCGGCTGATCATCAAGTAGAGTATGCCGGCTCCGACATATACAAGCATCAATGCGGGGATCACAATACCGGAGTCCTCGGTCAGGTAGGCAACCGCTCCGGCGGCAAGCAATGCTGTCACAGCCGCCGAAAACGCAGGATTTTCCCGTAGCGTCTCGGCAAAGTCGCCCTGCGGACGCCAGCGCATATACCCCAGGAAAAGCAGCACTCCAATAAGCACAAAAGACCAGTTTGTCGTGGTCAGCACTCTTAAATTGGTAGCGGCCTTGCGCTCCACGATCGTCCAGAGCTCGCCGAGACCTCCTTGCCGTGCGCTCTCAAGCGCCCGGCCAAGATGAGTTTGGGTGCCCATATCGGCGGAGATATCGAAAAGCGCGAACCCGGCTATCATCACGATAGCCGCAACAAGCACTCCGACCGCCAGCTTCCAGTCGATCTTGATACGATTGGCCTGCGCCCAAAATATCCCAACTGCAACGAGGCCCCAGAGAGCAACGGCCACATTCGCGCCCAAAAACGGGGCCGAGGCCGTGACAACCACCAATACCCCGACCGCTGGGAACAGCCAGCGCCTGACAAAACGCGCTATGCGAGAGTCGGCAAACTCATCGAAGATCAGGGCCGAGCCGACAATTAAAGCGCCCATTAGAATTGCGGCGCCTTCGTTGCCCAGCCCATAGTAGCGCGCTGCAACCAACGGCGAAAAGCCAAGTATCCCCGTGAAGGACCATGGACCGCCGAGCCACTGATCCAGCACAAGCAGGAGTACTGTAGCAAGGGCTGTGGTTCCAAGCGCCACTCTCGTGTATCGCGAAAAAATCATCAGAGAAGCTACCGCGCCGATACCTAAAGCGACCGCGAGAAACTTCAATACTGCCTCGGCGGAAGTTACAGGATCCATACCCACAGCGAACATCAACGTTGAGGCTGCGGGAGCCGCCACGATAAAGAGCAGTCCTATGCTTGCCGCCCTGCCAGCCACGCTTCTGGCCCTCTCCGAGAGAAGCCTCATCCGAAACAACAGAAGCACGCATATCCCGAAGAGCAGCATCGTAAGAGCAATGAATCCGTTGATGGTCGGCGCCCTCGCGCCCTCAATCGCCACAGAGACGGCGTCGCGGTGTTGAATTTTCTCGATGCGCTCCGAAAGAGGTTCGCCAGCGCCACTTGTTGTTACCGCATTTCCCAACGCCGAGACAGGTCTTTCGATACCCAGCAGCGAAGCCACCGTCGAGGCAACGTCCAAATTTGCAACCAGCCCGTCACGCTTCGTCGAAGATGACATCGCCATGCCACTCCAATCCGGCCGCTCGGGAGAGTAGAGGATGAACGGAGCGAACGGACTTCTGTCAGTCAGTGCGAACGAAGTGGATGAGCCAACGACCATGAGTGCGGCGTCTTTAGGCATCTCAGCGCGAATCATCCCCAGCAGCGCATCGAGAGAGCTTATAGCCTGGGCTCTATGGGCGGCGGCAACCTTGGGCGCAAAATCGTGCGCAGCGTGTTCAGCTCTTGTCAGATCGCCGGGATCGACTACCAGCAGACCCGGACCGCCTGCCGCCTCAAGAGAGATTATCGCCTGCGAAAAAGCGGAGCTGTAACTGCCCAGATCAGCTACGACATCGAAGGGTGAGAACGGATCCCCTTTCAATAGCCGCTGTGATACATCTCCAAACCGCACCCTTCCTGAAGTGTCCATGGCGGCGAGCGCCGCCGGGCGCCTATGTGTGGCCTCATCGTCAGTCAGTCCGAAATCGGAGTTGCCGATCGCGGCTGTAGCCCCGCCAGCTTCGACGATGGTTTGACCGAGCGAGCCTACCTTCACATCCAGAGTCGGAGATCTGTCGTTCAGTCGCTGAGTTCTCGGCAGTCCCAAAAAGACAACCTCTGCGCCACCAGCGTCAACTCCCATGGTGCGGGTGTAGACATCTTTCACCAGGCCACTGAGTATGCGCTCGTCGATACTGTACGCTTCAGCCGCTCTGGGATCGGCGGCCGCCCACGTTCCCGACGAGTATGTCAGTGCCGCCTGGGCCGGATTATCTCGCCTGAGTGCAAGCCTGTTGCGACTGATCGTGTTCAAGCTTGCAACAGCGCCGTTCTCGGCTAGAAAGCGCAAATTCGGCGCATCCTCGCCCATGACATCGTCCCATGTCAGATATGGAGCCAGCACCAGTACGACAGTGTCGGTCTTCGGCGATTCCGCGCTGGCAAGAACAGGAGATGCCGTGCCCGAAAAGAGCAAAACGGCGATTAGTGCAATCGCGGAGAGCCTTACATGAACTCTGCTCACCCTCAAGCCACCCTTTCGCTATCGCCCAGTGATTTTTCCCTGAACAAAATATTGTAAAAGATCAGATTCATCGTTTTGTAAACATGAAGCCCTCGACTTTCGTAGAGCCGCTGAGCATCGGCCTCATCTGAGGCGTCCGAGGTGTACAGACGCAAATAATCGGCGCCATCCTGCCTGGCCCGCTCGATGGCGCGATCGAGAAGTCTACTGCCAACGCCTGCGCCCCTGGCTTCGGGCGCAACGCAGAAATATGTCAACCAAAAAGCCTCATCGGCATCGAAGCGGTGACGAAACAGGCCTATCGTTCCCACAACGTTGCCTCTGTCATCTAAAGCAGCCCATACGACCGTTACCTTTCTAATGCCAACTGCCCCAAGCCCGATCTTTCGGAACAGTGAACCTTCGGGGGTTGTATATATCCAGGAAGATATATGCCCCTCGAAGGGAAACACCCTTTTGACGAGCGCGCTGACTCCGCGGGCCGTTGATGAGTTCATCTCCAATATCTTCACAAGCATTCCCTTTCACATGCGATAGCCTAATATATGAGTATACTCGCAGGCGGCACATCGATGTTATTCAGGCGTTACCTGAGGAGGTCAAGATTATTCGTCCGACCATTGCGCGATCGACAGCGATAATGTCGATGTCTACGGGGCTCTCCCGGATCACGGGCTTCGTACGCGTCTGGGCCACAGCTTACGCACTGGGCGTAACAGCGCTAGCGGCCTCGTACCATGTAGCAAATAACATTCCCAACATGCTCTACGAGCTTGTGGCAGGCGGAATAATCTCCTCACTGTTTATTCCGATATTTATGGAGCGCCTGAAGCAGTACGGCGAAGAAGACGCATGGAAATACGCCAGCTACCTGTTCAACATCACGGTACTGGCGCTGGGAGCTGCTGCTGCGCTTGCAATTTTCTTTGCCGAGCAGGTCGTCTGGACCCAGACCTTCCGGACGGACGCACAAGACGCCGCCCTGATAGTGTTCTTCTTCCAGATATTCGCGATTCAGGTCGCCTTTTATGGTGCCGGGGCCGTAATATCAGGCTTACTAAACGCCCATCGGCGCTTCCTGTGGCCGGCGCTCGGCCCGGCTTTCAACAACCTGACAGTGATCGCGACCCTCATCGCATACACCCAGATTGTAAGCGTCGATCCAACAGCCGCTAAGTGGACTTTGGCGATCGGTACGACTCTGGGTGTCCTCGTGATGTTTGGAGTGCAGCTTCCGAGCCTGATCGCTCTTAGGCCAAAGTACACATGGAGAATCGACCTTTCCCACCCGGGGCTAAAAGCTATGGGCAAGATGGCTTTGCCGACGGTGATATACGTGATCACCAACATCGTCGCGGTATCGTTTAGAAACGCCTATGCTCTCGATGTCGCCGCTGATGGCCCTGCGACACTAAGCTATGCATGGATGTTCTACCAGCTGCCCTATGGCATTCTCGCGGTAGCATTGGCAACCGCGTTTTTCACGGAGCTATCAGATGCCGCCGGAAGACAGGACCTCGAAGAGTTCCGGACACGCTTCACGACAGGAATTCGAGCCACAGCGATGCTTATACTGCCCGCCTCGGCATTGCTGATAGCGCTTGCGCATCCACTGATAACGCTATACCGAGCCGGAAAGTTCACCGCCGAAGATGTCCCTCAGGTCGCGGCGGTGCTCCAGTGGTGGGCATCGGGGCTTTTCTTCTTTGCAAGCTTCATGTTCGTCCTCAAGACCTTCTATTCCCTGAAAGACACGCGCACCCCTATGCTCACAAATCTTGGGCTCACCGTAGTGCACGTAGGGCTTTACGCCGTACTTACCACCGGTGCGCTCGGCTTTGCGGGTATAGGACTTGTTGGCATACCGATCTCTGATGCGGTGTTTTATGCGATGAGCGCTATTCTCCTCGCCTATCTGTTGCGCCGAAAGATCGGCAACTTCGGGGCTGGGACTGTAGTAAAAACGATAGTGAAGATCGCGATTGCCGCAGCGATTGGCGGCGGTGCGGCTTTTGGTGTCGCGCAGGCATTCCCTAACCCTGATGCGCTTCCGAAAATCGCTCTCGCAACTGTTTTGGCAGGAGGCATCACCGGCCTGGCCGTGACCTGGGGGGCAGCCCGGCTCCTGCGAGTGCAAGAGCTCTCGTACGGAGAAGAGTTAGTCCGCAAGGGGCTATCCAAGATCGGGCGACAAAAAAGGAGCTCAAAACAGTGAAAGTAGTGGCCCTAGTCCCTGCATATAACGAAGAGCGGCGCATTGCGGCGACGGTCAAAGCGATCCTTGAAATCCCCGAGATCAACGCCGTCAGCGTCATCGATGACGGGTCGAGCGACTCAACGGCCGAGGCTGCCAGAAACGCCGGAGCCCAGGTTATCTCTCTGGCTCACAACTCAGGGAAGGGCGCGGCGCTGCAAGCCGGCATCGACTCCCTGTCTCAATGGCCTGACATTCTGGTGCTACTCGATGCCGACCTGGAGCAGAGCGCCTCTCAGGTGTCACTGCTACTAAAGCCTGTGATTGATGGCGAGGCGGACATGACGATCGCACAGTTTCCAAAGCCTGCCACAAAAGCCGGATTTGGCTTTGTGATGAGACTGGCGAACTTTGGAATCCGATCCCTGGGTGGTCCATTTCACGCCAATGCGCCGCTATCGGGGCAGCGAGCGATCAACGCCGAGGCGCTGCGCTGCGTGTTGCCGTTTGCTTCAGGGTACGGCGTGGAGGTTGCTTTAACGATCAGGGCCCTGCGCCAAGGAATGCGGTTGCTCGAAGTTCCCACTACGATGCGTCACGCCGCCACTGGTCGGGACATATCGGGCATTATCCACCGCGGCCGACAGTTCTTGCATGTAGCGTTGGCGCTACTGCGCCTAGCTTTTGAGCGACGGTGATTTTGGCCGAAGGGGTAATGCGTCAGCGGCCGGGCACGCTAGGGAATCTGCTATCGGCAGTGTCCGCTACTCCGAAGTAACCCTGAGCCTGACCTGACAGCACAGTGATCAGAGAGTAGGCTCCTTCTGGTGTCCCCAAGTGGTCGACAGCCGATAGGCCGCTATCTGCGGCCGTTGCAGCAAGCCCTGTTTCTGAACCGACCACCTCGACGCCTGCGGCGGGCAGGTTGCGTAACTTGATCTGCTCGGCAAGCTCCAGTCCTGCGAGATCAGGAGCGCCATCCCGCACCGCGATAGTAACAAAGCCCTGCGCCGCTACGGCTTCAGGCAGGACATCTCCACCCAACACACCTGCGGCTCTAAGCGCTGACGTGACAGGCCGAGGGCCTGGAGCAGACCACTCGGCGGCGAGCGAGGCTACCACCGACGACCTCAAGTTCTCCGCGGTAATGTCGAACATCGGAGAGAGCGCAGCCGTTGTCTCCGCTCTCGCAAGGCCCAGGTTCTCGTGCATCAGCACTACCTGCGTGGGCAGTCCGCCTGCTGCGACTATCGCATCGGCGATAGTCTCGTAGTTATTCACATCGGCTTCACTGGTAACCACAATCACCTGCCTGCCTTCAAGCGCGTTGGCAGTCAGACCCGGTGAAATCGCGGCTATAAACTCGAGCATGCTGCTGTTCTCATTGGCAAGCTCGGTGTTTCTTTCGAGCAGATCGGTAAAATCCCGCTGAAGGCCTTCGACAAGAGCCCCACGCTGGGCGTCGAGCACGCCACGCTCGGCCACGATGGTGCCGAGTAGTAGTCCGACCGTCAAAGCCAGAAACACCGCGACGAGCGAGGCGATATGATAGCGAAGGTTATACATCATCGCTTCCTTTCGATTAAATTCCGAGCCACACCCTGATACGCAACAAAACTAAAGCCAGAATCTCCTGGGCTGCTGGTGATATCGTGATAATCGCCGCTACAACCGCCATGCCTGCAAGCGAAAGCAACAGTAAATCCGAGGTGCGCACGGTGGAGCGATACAGCTTGTTCACCCCTTTTGCGTCCACCAGCTTTGGGCCTACCTTCAAACGCACAAGAAAGGTCGAAGCCATCCCGTTGCGCCCTTTATCAAGATACTCTACAAGGTTAGCGTGCGTGCCAACGGCCACAATTAACTCCGCCCCTGACTCGTAGGCCAAAAGCAACGCGAGATCTTCGCTGGTAGCCGGGAGCGGCCAGGTTGTAGCCGAAAGACCTAGGGATTCAATGCGCTCCATCCCTGGCGCTCGGCCATCAGCATACGCATGAACG from the Actinomycetota bacterium genome contains:
- a CDS encoding copper transporter codes for the protein MMYNLRYHIASLVAVFLALTVGLLLGTIVAERGVLDAQRGALVEGLQRDFTDLLERNTELANENSSMLEFIAAISPGLTANALEGRQVIVVTSEADVNNYETIADAIVAAGGLPTQVVLMHENLGLARAETTAALSPMFDITAENLRSSVVASLAAEWSAPGPRPVTSALRAAGVLGGDVLPEAVAAQGFVTIAVRDGAPDLAGLELAEQIKLRNLPAAGVEVVGSETGLAATAADSGLSAVDHLGTPEGAYSLITVLSGQAQGYFGVADTADSRFPSVPGR
- a CDS encoding glycosyltransferase family 2 protein, whose amino-acid sequence is MQDRATKKELKTVKVVALVPAYNEERRIAATVKAILEIPEINAVSVIDDGSSDSTAEAARNAGAQVISLAHNSGKGAALQAGIDSLSQWPDILVLLDADLEQSASQVSLLLKPVIDGEADMTIAQFPKPATKAGFGFVMRLANFGIRSLGGPFHANAPLSGQRAINAEALRCVLPFASGYGVEVALTIRALRQGMRLLEVPTTMRHAATGRDISGIIHRGRQFLHVALALLRLAFERR
- a CDS encoding CTP synthase — translated: MAKYVFVTGGVVSSLGKGITAASLGRLLKSRGLKVSIQKLDPYLNVDPGTMSPFQHGEVFVTDDGGETDLDLGHYERFIDESLTRNCNVTAGKIYQSVITRERRGDYLGGTVQVIPHVTNEIKDRIKRIAEDASPDVIITEVGGTVGDIESLPFLEAIRQLRRELGRDNSCFIHVTLVPWIDASAELKTKPTQHSVQELRGIGIQPDFIVCRSNRPVDESTRRKIALFCDVDPNAVVEAIDARSIYEVPLNLSAERLDEMVIERLGLVCGQLDLKEWTNFVVRSQSIDKEVDIALVGKYVALPDAYLSVTEALQHSGTWHDHRVKVHWLDAESLSPEDVGQTLAKFDGILVPGGFGIRGIEGKIRAACVARTTGMPYLGICLGMQVAVAEFARNVAGLPGANSSEFDPVTEHPVIDLMLDQREVKNLGGTMRLGTYPCAITPDTLAAAAYGERLIYERHRHRYEFNNAYRDRLTSAGMVISGLSPDGRLVEMIELPEHPWFVGAQGHPEFKSRPSRPAPLFRDFVGAAVRYRDSRQG
- a CDS encoding GNAT family N-acetyltransferase, giving the protein MLVKILEMNSSTARGVSALVKRVFPFEGHISSWIYTTPEGSLFRKIGLGAVGIRKVTVVWAALDDRGNVVGTIGLFRHRFDADEAFWLTYFCVAPEARGAGVGSRLLDRAIERARQDGADYLRLYTSDASDEADAQRLYESRGLHVYKTMNLIFYNILFREKSLGDSERVA
- the murJ gene encoding murein biosynthesis integral membrane protein MurJ → MSMSTGLSRITGFVRVWATAYALGVTALAASYHVANNIPNMLYELVAGGIISSLFIPIFMERLKQYGEEDAWKYASYLFNITVLALGAAAALAIFFAEQVVWTQTFRTDAQDAALIVFFFQIFAIQVAFYGAGAVISGLLNAHRRFLWPALGPAFNNLTVIATLIAYTQIVSVDPTAAKWTLAIGTTLGVLVMFGVQLPSLIALRPKYTWRIDLSHPGLKAMGKMALPTVIYVITNIVAVSFRNAYALDVAADGPATLSYAWMFYQLPYGILAVALATAFFTELSDAAGRQDLEEFRTRFTTGIRATAMLILPASALLIALAHPLITLYRAGKFTAEDVPQVAAVLQWWASGLFFFASFMFVLKTFYSLKDTRTPMLTNLGLTVVHVGLYAVLTTGALGFAGIGLVGIPISDAVFYAMSAILLAYLLRRKIGNFGAGTVVKTIVKIAIAAAIGGGAAFGVAQAFPNPDALPKIALATVLAGGITGLAVTWGAARLLRVQELSYGEELVRKGLSKIGRQKRSSKQ
- a CDS encoding M20/M25/M40 family metallo-hydrolase; this translates as MSDRILDTFLDLVRIDSPVRSERQVAQYCAARFSEAGAATTFDESAVITGSDTGNLIATLPSRECEGVVILSAHMDCVDPCIGVTPVIEDGVVRSCGQTVLGADDKAGIAVIIEAVRALADSSEPHPEIKVVLTVAEEKGLAGAKALSPKAFEGDVCLVLDAAGSPGQVVVGAPTHYTFEAIFTGTSAHAGIAPEEGRSALAMAASSVCAMELGRLDESTTANIGVIEGGTATNVVPASARMTGECRSLFREKVEQARSSMDESMRESAEKLGGSAEVNWVLEYEGFTVSDDARYLPQVLDACRDAGIPPVKVTTGGGSDGSIFASRGVSTFVLACGIRDAHSTTEHIAIDDLRVTLEIVLAFIKRLSKESM
- a CDS encoding DUF3866 family protein, with the translated sequence MSGSAICYTRLSGPCAIGDRVLLNTTAVRLALGTGGRHFVVARADKLAGVAYEDDSTGHIMKVRYTPMQHDVLSVEEQGSPHHEVMATAEDLLGLPVACCGLHSQAPLVAAAVKSSFPTAKVVYVMTDQAALPIALSDVIRSSVDSGLIDSTITCGQAFGGDLEAVNLHSALLVAKHVTKADVAIAAIGPGVTGTATPFGHGGVAQGEAINAVAVLGGAPVAVLRMSFADSRKRHRGVSHHTLAALSKVALAKAYVAVPRLPGEQAGIVERMLEQSGVWHLHKQALVEQALAPSLRDVEVRTMGRGPGDDPAFFLAAFAAGEVCAGLALGREY